From Pseudobdellovibrio exovorus JSS, a single genomic window includes:
- a CDS encoding extracellular solute-binding protein: MKKMMMAFVLSQFVATAVMAQTTVIKWVGQLPIEQLGPVVEKFNTQYSEAYGFKVEYKYDDKVIAEYLTGNTAAGYDLVHMKDGDMLNTVALKGATTPLDLNTAKSWPVQLKDAQNRWVAFLKRTRIIYYDSTRVKPEEVATYESLGDAKFKDQLCLRQKKAQYTIGLHSFFLGVWGEQKTAQVLKEWAVNSENIPLIEKDLDGVIAAIEAGTCAVGVANTYYYTRHLAAKPNSIVKPVVPNANGVGAHVNVDGVALVGTSAHKAEVNTFVSWLLTEEAQLLLSDITGKHPANPEVRSAKLDAIFGQFFDNNTFDLNNITDLKVRALEIATEQGLK, from the coding sequence ATGAAAAAAATGATGATGGCTTTCGTGCTAAGTCAGTTTGTGGCAACGGCAGTTATGGCACAGACAACAGTGATTAAATGGGTAGGACAGTTACCAATAGAACAGTTGGGACCTGTCGTCGAGAAATTTAACACTCAATATAGTGAAGCTTATGGTTTTAAAGTTGAGTACAAATACGATGACAAAGTTATCGCTGAATACCTAACTGGCAACACTGCTGCTGGTTACGATTTAGTACATATGAAAGATGGCGACATGCTGAACACTGTCGCTTTAAAAGGTGCGACAACGCCACTGGATTTAAACACAGCTAAAAGCTGGCCAGTACAACTCAAAGACGCGCAAAACCGCTGGGTGGCTTTCTTGAAACGTACTCGTATCATTTATTATGATTCAACACGCGTTAAGCCTGAAGAAGTAGCTACGTATGAGTCTTTGGGTGATGCTAAATTCAAAGACCAACTTTGCTTAAGACAGAAGAAAGCACAATACACTATAGGTTTACACTCATTCTTCTTGGGAGTTTGGGGAGAACAGAAAACAGCACAAGTTCTTAAAGAATGGGCTGTTAATAGTGAAAATATCCCTTTGATTGAAAAGGACTTAGATGGTGTTATCGCGGCTATCGAAGCTGGTACATGCGCTGTTGGTGTTGCGAATACATATTACTACACACGTCATTTAGCAGCTAAACCAAACTCTATTGTTAAACCTGTAGTTCCTAACGCAAATGGCGTTGGAGCTCACGTCAATGTAGATGGGGTAGCTTTGGTGGGAACATCTGCGCACAAAGCGGAAGTAAATACATTTGTAAGTTGGTTGTTAACAGAAGAAGCTCAATTGTTACTAAGCGATATTACGGGAAAGCATCCTGCTAACCCAGAAGTACGTTCGGCTAAATTGGATGCTATCTTTGGCCAGTTCTTTGATAACAATACATTTGATTTAAATAACATTACTGATTTAAAAGTAAGAGCTCTTGAAATTGCGACAGAGCAAGGTTTGAAATAA
- a CDS encoding PepSY-associated TM helix domain-containing protein produces the protein MNRFFRKWHRWISIVIAIPFTVTLITGLVMATRGFNTWVQPDYPKFKAELKLNFDDILKIAQEVPEAKIQSWKDVSQIDVRPANANIRVRSKHDMWEVQINGETGEITSSAPRRQSFLVSLHEGTYFGPFVRYGIFFPSSLGVLFLMISGIYLIFKHYKTKLSKR, from the coding sequence ATGAATCGATTTTTTCGGAAATGGCATCGCTGGATCTCGATAGTGATTGCTATCCCGTTTACAGTGACTTTAATTACTGGGCTTGTAATGGCGACCCGAGGTTTTAATACTTGGGTTCAGCCGGATTATCCTAAGTTTAAAGCCGAGTTAAAACTTAACTTTGATGACATTCTGAAAATCGCACAAGAAGTTCCCGAAGCTAAAATTCAAAGTTGGAAGGACGTTTCGCAAATAGATGTGCGTCCGGCCAATGCCAATATCAGAGTTCGTTCTAAACATGATATGTGGGAAGTGCAGATCAACGGAGAAACGGGTGAAATCACCAGTTCGGCACCACGCCGTCAATCGTTTTTAGTTTCTTTACATGAGGGGACCTATTTTGGTCCTTTCGTGCGTTACGGTATATTTTTCCCAAGTTCCTTGGGTGTTCTTTTTTTAATGATTTCTGGTATCTACCTGATTTTCAAACACTATAAGACAAAACTGTCGAAGAGATAA
- a CDS encoding glutamate-cysteine ligase family protein, with product MLSSIASEKKQSLSKQFRFGIETEYLLVSLPDYKPLWHKDLSFSQLNDIFESISLEDVPSCVGLELEPPQTKLMPFVVEGYHLPDMDFQAKEILPKGVEIRTPVCDSIEHALKTHKILFHRLKDALNSRQLQLVCLSHHPLESKFSGPQNKRRHDYWQWSMEVMTTYGPDINVGIPQEIVDQINMDDFNAKINYYSPALSALSVASPFCEGQAWQYAQGKYGKSFRMHKRSYIAPPIEIHLDENNRFEFKVFDMPTSLVELDAQILCFLILLLNENLTGRSTHQTRIYELGQVAQKGLQAEGISEKLTEFFANAESLLTSWGFAADSLKVLKQRHEAGVTPADEMLKLYHQNVSLTDILKTRSQFVFE from the coding sequence ATGCTATCTTCAATCGCCTCAGAAAAAAAACAAAGTCTTTCAAAGCAATTCCGCTTTGGAATTGAAACTGAATATCTATTAGTCTCGCTGCCAGATTATAAGCCGCTATGGCATAAGGACTTATCTTTCTCGCAATTAAATGACATTTTTGAATCTATTTCTTTAGAAGATGTTCCCAGCTGTGTTGGATTAGAACTCGAGCCTCCGCAAACAAAGCTCATGCCATTTGTTGTGGAAGGTTACCATTTACCGGATATGGATTTTCAAGCGAAAGAGATTTTGCCCAAAGGTGTAGAAATTCGCACGCCTGTCTGTGACAGTATTGAACATGCTTTGAAAACTCATAAGATTCTATTTCACCGATTAAAAGATGCTTTGAACAGCAGGCAGTTACAACTGGTGTGCTTATCCCATCATCCGTTAGAGTCTAAATTCAGTGGTCCACAAAACAAAAGACGTCATGATTACTGGCAGTGGTCTATGGAAGTGATGACGACTTACGGACCTGATATCAATGTTGGTATTCCTCAAGAAATTGTCGATCAAATCAACATGGACGATTTTAATGCTAAAATAAATTATTATAGCCCTGCTTTGTCGGCACTTTCGGTGGCTTCGCCTTTCTGTGAAGGCCAAGCATGGCAATACGCACAAGGGAAATACGGTAAAAGCTTCCGTATGCATAAGCGAAGCTATATTGCTCCTCCGATAGAGATTCATTTAGACGAAAATAATCGTTTTGAGTTTAAAGTATTTGATATGCCGACTTCGTTGGTCGAATTAGATGCGCAGATACTGTGTTTTCTTATTCTTTTATTAAATGAAAATTTAACGGGAAGATCGACTCATCAAACTCGGATTTATGAATTAGGTCAGGTGGCTCAAAAAGGATTACAAGCAGAAGGTATTAGTGAAAAGCTAACTGAGTTTTTTGCCAATGCTGAATCTTTATTGACGTCTTGGGGCTTTGCTGCGGATTCTTTAAAGGTGCTTAAGCAGCGCCATGAAGCAGGAGTGACTCCTGCTGATGAGATGCTGAAGTTATACCATCAGAATGTATCCCTTACTGATATTTTAAAAACTCGAAGTCAGTTTGTATTTGAATGA
- a CDS encoding Mur ligase family protein has translation MIPTSLERIQTDFNLLTEGDWFVPVTLKGVDQHFLLEKAVRKNISGFSYATGYELPASVKGVVSSEQKDLRQMLFALATRRRHELDIHSAVITGSAGKTTVKEILGHILTVWNKESTHFSVANQNTKVALATQILRLPKTVKHAVFEVGARRTDDFEIPLGFLQPTVAVLLNIGAAHVGEFGSKAALIQEKLSVLKSESLKIAVVNGDQDEILNAARRSGKSYKSFGYAAHNDVQILTDTECDSITLRIAQKIYSFKLAADMPNIQMNMAAAIAVAFYWDIPLEIIQEGLSSFHGVNRRFEKRQGIMGQEVIDDAFNASPESMCLGLKRLSEIQNQRRTLLILGSMLELGDDAIKEHIQVGEFIASIFSDEIRHHRINLLLIGEEAKAIASSSVELAQKCHWLPHVDEALAYVQSHQDQYELIYLKASKSINLIKLLDILVADSSDKLSSVR, from the coding sequence ATGATTCCAACGTCTCTTGAACGCATTCAAACTGATTTTAATCTTCTGACAGAAGGGGATTGGTTTGTTCCTGTTACTTTAAAAGGTGTAGATCAGCACTTTCTTTTGGAAAAGGCCGTCCGCAAAAATATCAGCGGATTCAGCTATGCTACAGGTTATGAGCTGCCAGCTTCTGTTAAAGGCGTTGTTAGTAGCGAGCAAAAAGATTTACGTCAGATGCTCTTTGCATTGGCGACACGCCGTCGGCATGAGTTGGATATTCACTCCGCTGTGATTACTGGCAGTGCGGGAAAGACAACAGTTAAAGAAATTTTGGGTCATATTCTAACTGTTTGGAATAAAGAGTCTACGCACTTTTCTGTGGCGAACCAAAATACAAAAGTGGCTTTGGCGACTCAAATATTAAGACTGCCGAAAACAGTAAAGCATGCCGTATTCGAGGTCGGAGCACGTCGTACCGATGACTTTGAAATCCCGTTGGGGTTTTTGCAGCCGACTGTTGCTGTTTTATTAAATATCGGTGCGGCCCATGTTGGGGAGTTTGGTTCCAAAGCAGCTTTGATTCAAGAGAAGTTATCCGTTCTAAAATCAGAATCGCTTAAAATCGCCGTGGTGAATGGTGATCAAGATGAAATTTTGAATGCGGCTCGTAGATCAGGTAAGTCATATAAGTCATTTGGTTATGCTGCTCACAATGATGTGCAAATTCTTACAGATACAGAATGTGATTCTATCACATTAAGAATAGCACAAAAAATCTATTCGTTTAAGCTGGCTGCGGATATGCCCAATATACAAATGAATATGGCGGCAGCTATTGCTGTAGCTTTTTACTGGGATATTCCTTTAGAAATTATTCAAGAGGGCCTGTCTAGTTTTCACGGCGTGAATCGAAGATTTGAAAAACGTCAGGGCATTATGGGGCAAGAGGTGATCGATGACGCTTTTAATGCCAGCCCCGAAAGTATGTGTCTCGGTTTAAAAAGACTATCTGAAATCCAGAACCAACGTCGAACTTTATTGATCTTAGGGTCGATGTTAGAACTGGGGGATGACGCCATAAAAGAACATATACAAGTTGGCGAATTCATTGCCTCTATTTTTTCAGATGAAATACGTCATCATAGAATCAATCTACTTTTAATTGGTGAAGAGGCGAAAGCAATAGCGTCCTCTTCCGTAGAACTGGCTCAGAAATGCCATTGGCTGCCTCATGTGGATGAGGCTTTGGCGTATGTACAGTCCCATCAAGATCAGTACGAACTGATTTATTTGAAGGCGTCTAAGTCGATCAATTTAATAAAATTATTAGATATACTCGTGGCTGACTCATCAGACAAATTGTCGAGTGTAAGATAA
- a CDS encoding KamA family radical SAM protein, with the protein MKLEFQSAPRPADLDLSQWMDWTWQLRASLKTKADFASYFELSSEETHAFEKGSEIFNVRATPYYASLASQKAAQDPIRRILMPHEKELFDPSQSQLDPLGERKASNHPTSRIVHRYSDRVLFLITDICSVYCRYCTRKHFTGSDQAFVKKNEYEDALAYIKKTTGIREVILSGGDPLTVSDGQLERVLHDLRSIDHVEIIRIGSRMPVVAPMRMTDDLVRIIKKHKPVFLMTHFNHPRELTQEAVEALDRVVDNGIPVMNQMVLLNGVNNHAAIVQALSRRLLFLRVKPYYMFQCDPSIGTDYLRTTIEDSLEIQKELWGHLSGLAMPNLSVDIPNGGGKVYYSPQFETEVSAQGRKFTGWDGVQAEYINPDPTSIIKPLDYELYLDEWNHLRASKNQLNRE; encoded by the coding sequence ATGAAGTTGGAATTTCAAAGTGCCCCTAGACCCGCAGATTTAGACCTGTCTCAGTGGATGGACTGGACATGGCAATTGAGAGCTTCGTTAAAAACGAAAGCTGATTTTGCGTCTTACTTTGAGCTATCTTCAGAAGAAACTCACGCTTTTGAAAAAGGGAGCGAGATTTTCAACGTCCGCGCCACGCCTTATTATGCTTCGTTGGCATCTCAAAAGGCGGCTCAAGATCCCATTCGCCGTATATTAATGCCACACGAAAAAGAGTTGTTTGATCCGAGTCAGTCTCAGTTGGATCCATTAGGTGAACGTAAGGCCAGCAATCATCCGACGTCTCGAATTGTACATCGCTATTCGGATCGGGTTCTTTTTTTGATAACGGATATCTGCAGTGTGTATTGCCGTTATTGCACACGCAAACATTTTACTGGAAGTGATCAGGCCTTTGTTAAAAAGAATGAATACGAAGATGCCTTAGCTTATATAAAAAAAACAACAGGAATACGAGAAGTCATTCTTTCTGGCGGAGACCCTTTAACTGTTTCTGACGGACAGTTAGAACGGGTATTACACGATCTGCGATCCATTGATCATGTTGAAATTATTCGTATTGGAAGTCGCATGCCAGTGGTGGCTCCGATGCGAATGACAGATGATCTGGTTCGTATTATTAAAAAACATAAACCAGTATTTTTGATGACACATTTCAACCATCCGCGCGAACTGACACAGGAAGCGGTAGAGGCTCTTGACCGCGTTGTGGATAATGGCATTCCGGTCATGAATCAGATGGTATTATTGAATGGGGTCAATAACCATGCGGCCATCGTACAAGCCCTTTCTCGTCGATTATTGTTCTTGCGGGTTAAACCTTACTATATGTTTCAATGTGACCCTTCGATTGGAACGGATTACTTGCGCACTACGATTGAAGACTCGTTAGAAATCCAAAAAGAACTGTGGGGACATCTTTCTGGATTGGCGATGCCGAACCTTTCTGTGGATATTCCTAATGGTGGTGGTAAGGTCTACTATTCTCCACAATTTGAGACAGAGGTCAGTGCACAAGGACGTAAATTCACAGGATGGGATGGCGTGCAGGCGGAATATATTAATCCCGATCCGACCAGTATTATCAAACCGCTAGATTACGAATTGTATTTAGACGAGTGGAATCATTTGCGAGCTTCAAAAAATCAATTAAATCGTGAGTAG
- a CDS encoding DMT family transporter: protein MSPSPPTNLVARQQLLGFICVLLAGAGFGFLGIFGRLAFQSGLSVGELLSFRFILASLLMGIGLLLFKPQLLRISKNQFFVCAGLGILGYAVFSTFYFKAIEGISVPLAALLLFTFPVLVNLGAHFIFKERLSIRQWISLSIACVGLGILLWGPLIINSAIAVMFALAAALSYAVYVLVSGRYQKEISPITSSFYVIVFATIALCIFHRPDFGKISTFTAEQFLIISGIALISTIAPLALFLTGIQKLSSSKASIIAMIEPVVAAVAAALLLNEQLSGLQLVGAILVLLALVLNALK, encoded by the coding sequence TTGTCACCATCACCCCCTACCAACTTAGTAGCGCGCCAGCAGCTATTGGGTTTTATATGCGTTTTATTAGCCGGCGCGGGATTTGGCTTTCTTGGTATCTTTGGCCGCTTAGCCTTCCAAAGTGGGCTGAGCGTAGGAGAACTTTTAAGTTTCCGCTTTATTTTAGCTTCGCTCCTTATGGGGATTGGTCTATTGCTTTTTAAACCACAGCTTCTGCGGATCAGTAAAAATCAATTCTTTGTTTGCGCGGGGCTTGGTATTTTAGGCTACGCTGTTTTTTCGACGTTCTACTTTAAAGCCATCGAGGGTATCTCGGTTCCCTTAGCCGCCTTATTACTTTTTACTTTTCCCGTGCTCGTTAACCTAGGAGCCCACTTTATCTTTAAAGAGCGGCTCAGCATACGGCAATGGATCAGTCTGTCGATTGCCTGTGTGGGCTTAGGCATATTGTTATGGGGCCCTTTAATCATAAACTCGGCGATCGCCGTTATGTTTGCATTAGCTGCGGCCCTGTCTTACGCGGTTTACGTGCTGGTCAGCGGACGCTACCAAAAAGAGATCTCGCCCATTACCTCGAGCTTTTACGTGATCGTCTTTGCGACCATTGCTCTTTGTATTTTTCATCGACCTGACTTTGGTAAAATCTCTACTTTTACTGCAGAACAGTTCCTTATTATTTCGGGGATCGCTTTAATTTCAACAATTGCACCCTTGGCTCTTTTCCTAACAGGCATCCAAAAGCTTTCGAGTTCTAAAGCCTCTATTATTGCCATGATTGAGCCGGTTGTTGCCGCTGTAGCAGCCGCCTTGCTATTAAATGAACAACTGAGTGGATTGCAACTGGTGGGAGCTATTCTGGTTTTATTGGCTCTGGTTTTAAATGCTTTGAAATAA
- a CDS encoding ATP-dependent helicase, producing MSSSNSLTHLLNPEQKRAVETLNGPLLILAGAGSGKTRVLTHRMANLIAQGMASTDEILCVTFTNKAAKEMEHRIFKILADLSVPVTRELWVNTFHSFCVRLLRQHIDLLDYKKPFTIYDSGDQLALIKRVMTALNINDKMFPPKNLQSRISNAKMLGLTPDALRAGSPLTKMDPKSLDVFTRYEEEMKRANALDFDDLLLKTYELFRMYPSILEFYQNKFRYIMVDEYQDTNHIQYLLVQMLAKSHRNLCVVGDEDQSIYSWRGADISNILDFEKDFPEAVVVKLEENYRSSANIVNAATKLISNNSQRKEKTLFTNNAEGDLIQIREERNEYDEARFVAKTIQSLMSSGENNLNDYAIFYRTNAQSRVLEEQLRTLALPYRLIGGIRFYERAEIKDLLSYLRLSQNLQDDMALKRIINVPARGIGKTTVEHLEQKANESRQSLYSTIHQAILDRSFNAGTTSKLRRFIDLIDDLTAQQSSFKLSEFYAIVLEKTEYVISLKKEDTPEAEARIANLEELDNAIAQFEQERGEEASLSNYLEELTLASDQDQVDGTVNAITMMTLHISKGLEYPFVFIVGCEENLFPAFRGNEESADDLEEERRLAYVGMTRARNKLWMTHTKIRRVWGQEQMNPPSRFLKEIPKEFTQFSSATFASSPSRFAAQNSSRYGSGSSSRSGYDEYAQTSYDDDFSQSDNYVPKSSGYTKDQRVRHPTFGVGKIFSTEGSGDTLKISVLFQDNTIKKFVAKYARLEKV from the coding sequence ATGAGTTCATCGAATAGCCTGACCCATCTTTTAAACCCAGAACAAAAACGTGCCGTCGAAACCCTGAATGGTCCATTGCTTATTTTAGCTGGCGCAGGCTCTGGAAAAACGCGTGTGTTAACTCATCGTATGGCGAACCTTATCGCACAAGGGATGGCCTCTACAGATGAAATTTTATGTGTGACTTTCACGAATAAAGCCGCAAAAGAAATGGAACATCGAATTTTCAAAATTTTGGCGGACCTTTCTGTACCTGTGACGCGTGAACTTTGGGTAAATACATTCCACTCATTTTGTGTGCGCCTTCTACGTCAGCACATAGATCTATTGGACTATAAAAAACCTTTTACCATCTATGACTCTGGTGATCAGCTCGCGTTAATTAAACGAGTTATGACAGCGTTGAACATCAACGACAAAATGTTCCCTCCAAAAAATCTTCAATCACGTATTAGTAATGCGAAAATGCTAGGATTAACTCCAGATGCACTTCGTGCAGGATCACCCTTAACAAAAATGGACCCTAAGTCTTTAGATGTTTTCACTCGCTATGAAGAAGAGATGAAACGCGCCAATGCTTTAGACTTCGATGACTTATTGTTAAAGACTTATGAACTCTTCCGAATGTATCCCTCTATACTCGAGTTTTACCAAAACAAATTTCGCTACATTATGGTGGATGAGTATCAAGATACAAATCACATCCAGTACCTTTTGGTGCAGATGCTGGCGAAAAGCCATCGCAACTTGTGCGTGGTCGGCGACGAAGATCAATCTATTTACTCATGGCGCGGAGCTGATATTTCGAACATCTTGGATTTTGAAAAGGACTTTCCTGAGGCCGTTGTTGTTAAGTTAGAAGAAAACTATCGCTCTTCTGCAAACATCGTCAACGCCGCAACCAAGTTGATTTCTAACAACTCTCAACGTAAGGAAAAGACATTATTCACGAACAATGCTGAAGGTGATCTGATTCAAATACGTGAAGAGCGTAACGAATACGACGAAGCTCGTTTTGTGGCTAAAACTATTCAAAGCTTAATGTCATCTGGTGAAAATAATCTGAACGACTACGCTATTTTCTATCGCACAAATGCTCAGTCACGTGTGCTGGAAGAACAGCTTAGAACTTTGGCTTTACCTTATCGCTTGATCGGCGGCATTCGCTTCTATGAACGTGCCGAGATCAAAGATCTTCTTTCTTACTTACGCCTGTCGCAAAATCTACAAGATGATATGGCCCTTAAGCGCATCATCAATGTTCCTGCGCGTGGCATTGGAAAAACAACTGTTGAACACCTCGAACAAAAAGCCAATGAATCAAGACAGTCTTTATACAGCACGATTCATCAAGCCATTTTAGATCGCAGCTTCAATGCTGGAACTACGTCCAAACTGCGACGCTTTATTGATTTGATTGATGATCTTACGGCTCAGCAGAGTTCTTTTAAACTATCTGAATTCTATGCCATCGTTTTAGAAAAGACAGAATATGTGATCTCTTTAAAAAAAGAAGACACTCCGGAAGCGGAAGCTCGTATTGCCAACTTAGAAGAACTAGATAATGCCATCGCACAATTCGAGCAAGAACGCGGCGAAGAAGCCTCTTTGTCCAACTACTTGGAAGAGCTCACTTTAGCTTCGGATCAAGATCAAGTGGATGGTACAGTTAATGCCATCACCATGATGACCCTGCATATTTCAAAAGGTTTGGAGTACCCATTCGTTTTCATCGTGGGCTGCGAAGAAAACCTATTCCCCGCTTTCCGCGGCAACGAAGAGTCAGCGGATGATCTAGAAGAAGAGCGCCGTCTTGCCTATGTAGGGATGACCCGTGCCCGCAACAAACTGTGGATGACTCACACAAAAATCAGACGAGTTTGGGGACAAGAACAGATGAATCCGCCGTCCCGATTCCTAAAAGAAATTCCAAAGGAGTTCACACAGTTTTCATCAGCCACATTTGCTTCATCGCCATCTCGTTTTGCCGCACAGAATTCTTCGCGCTATGGCAGTGGTTCTTCCTCTCGTTCAGGCTACGATGAATATGCACAAACAAGCTATGATGATGATTTCTCACAATCAGATAACTATGTGCCGAAAAGCAGTGGTTACACGAAGGACCAACGTGTGCGTCATCCTACATTTGGTGTGGGGAAAATTTTTTCGACAGAAGGCTCTGGGGATACATTGAAAATCAGTGTTCTATTCCAAGATAACACAATCAAAAAATTCGTAGCGAAATACGCGCGCCTCGAGAAAGTGTAA